The Phormidium sp. PBR-2020 DNA segment AGGTGACACTCACCTCCACCCGGGCCTGATCGCGCTCTTCCTCCAAAATACGGATCTCATTCACCCGCACCTCATCCACACTCCCCCACCAGTCTCGATAACTATCAAACCCATTAGGATGCAGCCTGGAATTATTTTGCATTCGCTGCGATAACATATTCCAGCCCAGACTGAGATTGTAGGTATCATCCCCACCCAGGACTGAATAATAATCCTGGGTAGCATCACGAATCGAAGGACGAGGTTCTGGAGTGGGTTCCGGTGTCGGTTCTGGAGTGGGTTCTGGGGTGGGCGTCGGTTCTGGCGTGGGTTCTGGCGTAGGAGTCGGGGTTGGGGTGGGTTCTGGCGTAGGAGTGGGCGCAGGCGTCGGTTCTGGCGTCGGGTCTGGCGTTGGTTCCGGCGTGGGGGAGATCACCACCGGACCCTCATCACGGCCGGCGCGATCGCGCTGTTGTAGAGCCATCGTTGCCATCATCCCCCCACCGATGACCCCCAGTAACAGGGCCAGCAGTAGAACCCCCTTCTTACTCCCCGAAGACTCAGAACCATACCCCCCTGGACTCGGGGAGGTGCGATCGGGCCCCCTAGGCGTAACCGCTTGCGTCACCTGAGTTTCAGGGGGGCCACTTCCCTGCCACCCAGGAGCCACCGCCACCGTCGGCTCATAATAAGTCGGAGGGGGCATTGTGGGCGCAACCGGGGCAGACGCAGACCCCTCCAACGCCGCCAACATCTCATTGGCACTGGGGAAGCGATCGCGAGGATGAGAGGCGATCGCCCGCTCCAGAACCTCCGCCAAGCGGCGATCCTGTAACGTTAGCAGGGATTGCCAAGAAATCTCCCCAGTCCGAGGGTCACTCGGCAAATCCTGAGGAAGTTTCCCTGTTAACAGAAAAATCGCCGTCAACCCTAAACTATAGAGATCACTCGAAAACAGAGGCCGGCCCGCCGCCTGTTCACTGGACATAAAGCCCGGCGTCCCAATCACAATGCTACTGGTGGGAGATCCCGACACACTCATCACCGTCGTCATCGTTTCCCGCACCGCCCCAAAATCAATTAAGACCGGCTTGCCATCGCGATCGCGCAAAATAATATTATCGGGCTTAATATCCCGATGAACAATCCGCTGCTGATGCACAAAGGCCAACACCGGCAGCACATCCCGCAACAGCCCCCGCACGTCCGTTTCCGATAACCGTCCCTGCTGATTCAGCCGTTCCGTCAGCGTTAACCCCTCAATCCACTCCTGAACCAGATAGAACTGATCATTCTCCTTAAAATAGGCATACAGCCGAGGAATTTGCGGATGATTATCCCCCAACGACTCTAAAATCGCCGCCTCTCGGCCAAAGCGTTCCTCAATCAGCTGCTGAGTTGCCGCATCCCGACTGCTGGGGTTAAGCTGCTTCAGCACACAACGCCGTCGGGACGGCATTTGCGTATCTTCCACGAGAAACGTCTCCCCAAAGCCTCCTCGCCCGAGAGATTCCAGAATTCGATAGCGTTGGTTTACGAGTGCCATGGAGAGGGGGAATAGGGAATAGGGAACAGGGGAAAAGAAGGCAAGAGGCAAGAGGCAATAGAAAAGACGTAGGGGCGTACCCTTGTGGTCGCCCTAGGCGGTAGGGGCGTACCCTTGTGGTCGCCCTAGGCGGTAGGGGCGTACCCTTGTGGTCGCCCTAGGCAAGAGGGGGAAGCACGTCGGGGCAATCTCTTGGGGTTGCCTACTGTGTATTATCTATTGTGAATCGTTCATTCTTCATTGTTCATTGTGGAACGTCCCCATTCTGCCTCAAAACGTCTCCTGATTGCCGCCAGTGGCACAGGGGGTCATGTCTTTCCGGCCTTAGCTACCGCTGAATGTCTCAGCGATGTCGAGATTGAGTGGTTGGGGGTGCCCGATCGCCTGGAACGGCAGCTTTTGGGCGATCGCTATCCCTTGCACTTCGTGCGGGTTGAGGGGTTTCAGTCTCGGCCAGGATTGGCAACCCTGCGGGTTCTCTATCGCCTGGTTCGGGCCACCCTCACCTGTCGTCGTTTACTCAAACAGGGCCAGTTTGACGGAGTGTTTACCACTGGGGGCTATATTGCCGCCCCGGCCATTCTAGCCGCGCGATCGCTGCAACTGCCCGTTATCCTCCATGAATCTAACGCCATTCCCGGAAAAGTCACGAAATGGTTTGCCCGTTGGTGTGATCTCATCGCCGTCGGGTTCCCCGAAGCCGAACGACGACTGGCCAAGTATCCCACCCTATCCCTGGGAACTCCCGTTCGCGCCTCCTTCCTGCAACCGCCTCCCCTAGATTTAGACATTCCCGAGGACGTTCCCCTCATCGTGGTCATGGGAGGAAGTCAGGGGGCCGTCGCCGTCAATCAACTGGTACGCCAATCGGCCCCGGCTTGGTTTGACTTAGGCGCTTGGGTGGTTCACCTCACCGGCGAAAATGACCCCGATGTGGGCAGTTTACAGCATCCCCACTACCTCTCCATGCCCTTTTATAAAAACGTTGCCGCCCTCTTGCAACGGGCCGATTTAGCCATTTCTCGCGCCGGTTCCGGTTCCCTCACCGAGTTAGCCATCACCCAAACCCCAGCCATTCTGATTCCCTTTCCCTACGCCGCCGAAGACCATCAATTTCATAATGCCGTGGGTTTCAGGGAAGCGGGGGCCGCTCAGCTATTTCGCCAAGAGCATCTCTCCCCAGAACAGCTACAAACGGAAGTAGCAACCCTGCTTAAAAACCCAGCCCAACTCGAACAGATGACCGCCGCCATGGGACAATTAGCCATCCCCGATAGTGCCAAACGTCTAGCGGACGTGGTGCGGCAACATCTGGACTCCAAGAACAGAGGCTAGAATAAAAAGCGATCTTGAGCTGCCCATCACCCCATTGATTCAGAGACCTTGTCCCCCTCTAACGCGTCCCCTACCCCCACTTCTGTACCTGTCCAACGGTCCGAACCGCCGGCCATCTGGCGCCGACGCCACCTAAGTTTGGGGCTGTTGCTAATTTTTGCCCTGTCCCTGTGGCTGCGACTTTGGCAACTCAACCACTTGAATACCCTGATTTTTGACGAAATCTATTTCGCCGATCATGGGTTTAGCTATTTGAAACAACTGGATCTCTTTGATGTTCATCCCCCCCTCGGCAAGTATTTTCTTGCCCTGGGAATTTGGCTTCATGCCCATCTATTGGGGGGTGCAGAGGCCTTTCGAGCCGCCAGTGCAGTGGGGGATCTCGATGCGATCGCCTACCGTTGGTTTAATGCCGTCACTGGCTCGCTAATTCCCCTTCTCGTGGGGGCGATCGCCTACCAATGGACTCATCGCGATCGCACCACCCTCCTCGCCGCCGGATTTACAGCCCTCGACGGCTTACTCCTCGTCGAATCTCGCCTCAGTTTAATTAACGTCTATCTCCTCTTTTTCGGCTTCTTAGGACTCTGGTGCTTCGGTCAGGCGATCGCCCAAAACATGGCATTCAAATGGCTCATGGCTGCTGGCTTATTTTGGGGAGCATCTGCCTCAGTTAAATGGAACGGCCTAGGATTTATTTTAGGGTTTTATATGCTATACTCCTTTGCTTGGATACTTGAAGAAGTCCAGCATTGGCGTCCTTCAAAGGTTAACAAACAAGATACAAAGCAACTTGAACAAGATACCAATGATTTATTGAGCGACCAAAACAAAAATTCATCAAACCCTGAAAATCAAGCTCAAAAAATAAGAAAAACCTTTGATTTTTTAACACGAATAAATCTATTAAAAATTGGTCTTGGGCTAGGAGTTATTCCCTTTATATTTTATCGGCTGCAATGGATTCCTCACCTACAACTGCATCCAAACTTCACCTTTCTCGAAATGCAGCGGCAAATCCTGGGCTACCACGAAAGCATCGGCAGCACCGTTGACGATCATCCCTACTGTTCCCCTTGGCATAGTTGGCTTTGGATGCGCCGTCCCGTCGCCTATTACTTCGATCGCGTCGAGCTTAACGGAGAGACCGTTATCTTTGACATCCATGCCATGGGCAATCCCATCTTGTGGTGGCTCTCCACCCTAGCCATCTGCGCCCTCATTGGCAAATGGCTATCGAGCCTAGGAGATTGGTGGAACCAGGAACCCATCAATAGCGGCCAATGGTGCTTCCATACCCTGCTTATCAGCCAATATGTCGCCAACTTCCTGCCCTGGGCCGCCGTCTCCCGCTGCACCTACATTTACCATTACATGGCCGCCTCCCTCTTTGCCTGGATGACCCTAGCCTGGTGGATTGACATCGGCTTAAGAAAACGACATTGGCTCTGGAAGGGTCTCAGTTGGAGTGCGATCGCCCTCATCATCGCCGGATTCATCTTCTGGCTTCCCATCTACATCGGACTCCCCCTCTCCCCCGAAGCCTTCCACCGCCGCATGTGGTTCAGATCCTGGTACTAACCACAAAGGTAGTCCCCCTCCCACTTTCCCTTTCCCTCCTCCTCTTCCTCCGTGTCCTCGGGCGACCACAAGGGTACGCCCCTACGTGGTTCCCCTCCCCCTCCCCCTTTCCCTGTTCCCTATGATTCGCCATTGGCAAAGTTGGCTCATCCTCAGCGCCGTCATCCTGATTGCCACCGCCCCGATGTTAGAGCGCAGCTACCCCATCACCCATTCAACCCACTTTAATCTCAGTTGGGCCCTGCAATACCAGTATCAATTTTTTGCCGGACAACCCTATCCCCGCTGGCTAGAATTCTCCAACTTTGGCTTTGGCAATGCCACCTTCGTCTTCTATCCTCCCCTCTGCATGGTGGCAACCCTGCCCTTCCGCGCCCTAGGAATGGGGCTGGCCGGTTCCCTCATTGGTAGTATGGCCCTCGCCATGGTCATCTTAGCCGCAGGCTTATACCGCTATAGCGATCGCCACCTTCCCCGTTGGATTGCCATCCTCGTCGCCGCCCTGGGAGTGCTTTCTCCCTATTTCCTCGTCGATATCTATCAACGAGGCTCCCTCGGAGAAGTTTGGGCGATCGCCCTGATTCCCTGGATTACCCTAGCCACAGAAAACCTCGTCGCCCGAGTGAACCGTCAACCCCAGCCCCCAGCCGCCCCCGAGGTCGCCCCAGAAGCCGAATCAGACGATAACCTAGACGATGACTTAGACAACTCCTGGGAGTCGCCAATCTCCTGGCAAGACCGACTCCAAAACGCCACCAGTCTTCTCAATCGTCCCAGCTTACAGCTAATACTCTGTTACAGCCTCTTAGTTCTCTCCCATCTGCCCACCCTGCTGATTTTCACCCTTGTCTGGCTGCCCTTTCCCGCCTGGATTGCTGCCCCCAACCGACGGCGAGAAGCCCTAGTTCGCTGTTATGCTGCCCTATTCCTCTCAGGTGGACTAACCGCCTATTTCCTGATTCCCGTCATTCTCGATGGTAGTTCTGTACAACTGCGGGCCCTCTATAGCTCTCCCGACTACTTGCCCCAAAATCGCCTCATGCTGTCAGGGTTTTGGCAATTGAACCCGCAACTGACTCAACATTGGTTCGATCGCGGTTTAATTCCCTTTTGGGGGGTCTTCGTCGCCGTTACCCTAGCAGCGGCGATCGCCAGTGGCGTCATCACCTGGGGGCAGAGGTGGTGGGGAAAACTGCGCCAACCTCCCCAGTTGCGTCTCCATAGCTATTGGCTCTTTGCCAGTGCCGTGGGGCTATTGATGACCACCGATCTCCTCGGCTGGCTCTATGAATGGACTTATATCTTACAAGGGATTCAATTCTCCTGGCGCTGGCTGGCGCTGCCTTGTGTGTACGTGCCGTTGCTCCTGGGCTATTGGCTCAGCTATGGCCAGGCTCACCCACCCCAGAACCCCCTACGTCGCGGGGCAATGGCACTGATGATGGGGTTATGGGTGATGGCGATTTTCAGCCAAATCATTCAAGGTATTTTTATTGCCGAACGCGCCGTGTATGACCCCAGTCGCATCGCTCAATTTGCCCGTCTGAGTCAGCAGAAAACCTTTCCCGAATCCTATCAGCTACCCCCAGGAGAGCCATTCCTCAACTGGCATTGGCGACGGGGAGAACAACTGGCCCTGGTGGATGTCTACGAATATCGAGCCAAATGGGTAAACTTAGAAATGCCACCCCGCAACGAGTATCCTTTATTGGCTTGGCAAGATGGAACTGAAATGGGTTTAGTCCGCGATCGCTGGGCCCTTGGGGAACGGAGTTTCTCCGCCGAGAATACCACTGTGATTTCCCAAGCCGTCGAACTCCGCACCTTCGACTATCCTGCTTGGTTTGTCCGTCTCGATGACGGAGTCTGGAGACGAGTCGACCATACCAGCGATGGACGTATCCGTGTTTGGATTCCCCCAGGCGTGCATCAAGTGACCGTTCGCTATCGGGGAACATTTGCCGAGCATTTTGGACTCATCGTGAGTAGTCTAACGGCATTGTGGCTTTTGACCGGTTCACTGTTGAACCGGGTTCTGAAGTCCCGTTCCTTTGTTGTCTAACTTCCCCTCATCACCCCAATCATCATGTGGTCAGCCTTTAAACAACGTTTCGCGAAACCGGCCTTAGACTTGGCCTCATCTCAAGGCTATAAAGTCCTGGCCGCGACGGGGGTTGCTGGTTTTGTGGTGCTGGTGCGCGCTTTTGGACTCTTGCAAGGGGCCGAATGGGCCATGTCCGATCTGTTTTTGCGATCGCGCCCTGAACAGGCTTTGAATGACCGTCTATTAGTGGTGGGAATTGATGAAGAAGATTTGCGCCAAGTGGGAACCTGGCCCATCCCAGATGCCATTTTAGCCACAGCCATCCGCCGCTTGGACGAGTCCAATCCTCGGGCCATTGGCTTAGATCTCTATCGCAATTTACCGGCGGGAGTGGGTAATGAGCAGATTACCGAGGTATTCCAGCAACAGGAGAACCTGATCGGCATTGAAAAACTACAAGACCAAAACTTATCTAGCGTTCCACCTCCTCCGGTTCTCAAAGAACGGGATGCGGTGGGGTTTAATAATACCTTGGTTGATGCTGATGGGGTGGTTCGTCGTAGTTATCTATTTCTACGGGATTATGACGGAGTCCTGCATCGCAGCTTCGCCCTCAGGTTGGCCCTGCTGTATTTAGCGGAGGAAAACATCGCCCCAACAGGATCACCCAGTGGCGAGATGCAGTTGGGTGAGGCGGTGATTCCTCGGTTTAACGCCAATGATGGCCCCTATGTGCGCGCAGATGCTCGTGGCTATCAGTTTATGGTGAACTATCGCGGCCAAGCTGATCGCATTACCACTGTTCCCCTACGAGATGTCCTAAATGGGGAAGTCCCGGAGGAGTTGATTCGCGATCGCGTGGTGCTGATTGGTTCGACGGCTTTCAGTCTGCGGGATGTCTTTATTACCCCCTATAGTCGCAGTCTCCTGGAAACTCAGACAGAGGTTCCCGGGGTATTGCTGCAAGCAGAGTTTGTGGGACAGCTTCTAGATGCGGCTCTAGATGGGCGATCGTTTATGTCAGTCTGGCCCAAGACAGTTGAGATTCTCTGGATTATCCTCTGGGCCTGGATAGGCGCGTTGATTAGTTGGCAGTTACAATCGGTGCGGCGATCGGTGGCGGCGTTGGTGGTGGCTCTGTTGCTGCTGCTCGGGACTAGCTATTGGGCCTACAGCCTCAACCTTTGGATTCCTGTGATTCCGCCGATTTTGTCCCTCACGGGAGCCACCTCAATGGTGGTTGGCTATCTGGCCTATCTCAGTGAAGAGTTACGTCGCTCTAAGGAATTTTTGCAAAGTATCATCAATACCATCCCCGATCCCATTTTCGTTAAAGATACGGACTTGCGCTCAGTGGTTTTGAATCAAGCCTATAGCGAGTTGGTGGGATACCCTCTAAACACGTTGCTCGATCACTCTGAGTTTGAGATATTCCCCGAGGAGCAAGCGCAAGCCTTCCGACAAGAAGATGAGCGTGTCTTAGAAACAGGGTGCGATCGCGAGACGGAAGAAACCCTTACCGACGCTCAGGGGAACCTTCATATTTTAGCCACCAAGCGATCGCTCCACTCCGATGGTGCCGGCAATCACTTTCTGATTGGGGTCATTCGGGATATTACTGAACGCAAGCTTCTCGAAGACCAACTCAAACAAGTTGCCGCTGAGTTGGCCCAATCCAATGCAGCGTTAAAACAGGATGCTAACCATGACGAATTAACGGGACTGCCAAATCGCAAACTTTTTCAAGAACGCCTTAAACAGTCTATTGAATGGGCGCAAAGCCATCAAAAACTGGTCGGCGTCATGTTTTTAGATCTCGATGGCTTCAAAGAAGTTAATGACACCCTCGGTCATGCTTCTGGCGATATTTTACTTCAACATGTGGCCAGTCGCTTGAGTGGAAGCTTACGAGGAAGTGATACCGTGGCTCGACTTGGAGGAGATGAATTTACGGTCATTCTTCCTGGTATTCCCAGTATTTCTGATGCTGAGCGAGTAGCCCAAAAAATTGTTAAAACCCTCTCAGAACCCTTTGAGCTAGAGGAGGGAACGGTCTCAGTTACGACCAGTTTAGGAATTTGTCTTTATCCAACCCATGGACATCAGCTTGATGCCCTGATTCATTTAGCTGATGAAGCCATGTTTGACGCGAAAAAGCAAGGCAAAAACTGTTACTGTATTGCCCCGGCTGAGCCAGAAGCTCAGCCTTAACCTGCCGTCAAGCCCCGGAGGCTGCCAGCAGCTAAGTCCCGCTCTCAGACCGTTTCGTACCTCGAAGGGGGTTGGAATTAGTAGTGAGGAACCTCAAAATTCGAGGGGTCTCGGATAAAGCGTAAGGCTTCCTCCTCAAGACGATGGATCAAAATTGGCTCTAGGCTTTTATCCTGGCGTAAGGCACTTAAATAACCGTCTAAGTAGAGCCTCAGATCATCGGTGCGATATCCCCGACTCCAGAGACCGGTAAATCGGTCAGTCAGGGCTTGGTAATGCCGGATTGTCAGGGTATTTTGTAACATGGCTAAACAGGTTAACAGGAGGACGAATTGACGAGGGACAGGGAAGAAGCCTAGGGGCCTACTCCCTACCTTCAGGGTAGCAGAAAGTCTCCCAAGCTGTCCTTGACCGAGATCACTGCCCAACGTCACGTAACAGGAGTTACAGAACCATGACAAAGCCTTTGCTAGGTTAGAGCTGATTCTAGTTTTCAACTGCTCAAAAACTACATGGGGTATAGTTTGTTGTGAGTTCTGTTTGCATTCAAATAGTTGAGGGAAACCCTCAACTTCGATCGCTCCTAGGTTGGCATCTTCAGCAAGCCGGATACAGCGTGTGTCAGTCCGCAGACCTCCGACACGCTCAAGATGTCTTCTTTCATCGTCAACCCACCTTAGCCATTGTGGACTCCGATCTTCCCGATGGAGATGGGGTTGAATTTGCCCGTTGGCTTTATCAACAACATCAATGTCTTGTGCTAATGCTTTCAGCACGCAGCAACGAGGCTGATGTGGTCACGGCCCTGAAGGCGGGAGCCGATGATTACATCTGTAAACCCTTTGGGATGCAGGAGTTTCTAGCCCGAGTTGAGGCGTTATTGCGCCGCCACCGTACCATGGCTCCTCCCGCCTATCTGGAGTATGGTGACATCAAAGTGGATATCGTGCAGCGCCGTGTCCGCTATCAAGACCAACCGATCGAACTGACCCCCCAAGAGTTTAGCCTACTCTATGTTTTGGCTCAGGCAGGAGGAACCCCCCTGAGTCGTTCAGAATTATTACAACGAGCTTGGCCTGACGCCATTGACAACCCACGGACCATTGATACCCATGTATTGTCCCTACGTAAAAAAATTGAACGAGATCCCCGCCAA contains these protein-coding regions:
- a CDS encoding serine/threonine protein kinase; its protein translation is MALVNQRYRILESLGRGGFGETFLVEDTQMPSRRRCVLKQLNPSSRDAATQQLIEERFGREAAILESLGDNHPQIPRLYAYFKENDQFYLVQEWIEGLTLTERLNQQGRLSETDVRGLLRDVLPVLAFVHQQRIVHRDIKPDNIILRDRDGKPVLIDFGAVRETMTTVMSVSGSPTSSIVIGTPGFMSSEQAAGRPLFSSDLYSLGLTAIFLLTGKLPQDLPSDPRTGEISWQSLLTLQDRRLAEVLERAIASHPRDRFPSANEMLAALEGSASAPVAPTMPPPTYYEPTVAVAPGWQGSGPPETQVTQAVTPRGPDRTSPSPGGYGSESSGSKKGVLLLALLLGVIGGGMMATMALQQRDRAGRDEGPVVISPTPEPTPDPTPEPTPAPTPTPEPTPTPTPTPEPTPEPTPTPEPTPEPTPEPTPEPRPSIRDATQDYYSVLGGDDTYNLSLGWNMLSQRMQNNSRLHPNGFDSYRDWWGSVDEVRVNEIRILEEERDQARVEVSVTYQMEDGRVSNDRQRLVWRWQESGNLWVIDGTERP
- the murG gene encoding undecaprenyldiphospho-muramoylpentapeptide beta-N-acetylglucosaminyltransferase, encoding MFIVERPHSASKRLLIAASGTGGHVFPALATAECLSDVEIEWLGVPDRLERQLLGDRYPLHFVRVEGFQSRPGLATLRVLYRLVRATLTCRRLLKQGQFDGVFTTGGYIAAPAILAARSLQLPVILHESNAIPGKVTKWFARWCDLIAVGFPEAERRLAKYPTLSLGTPVRASFLQPPPLDLDIPEDVPLIVVMGGSQGAVAVNQLVRQSAPAWFDLGAWVVHLTGENDPDVGSLQHPHYLSMPFYKNVAALLQRADLAISRAGSGSLTELAITQTPAILIPFPYAAEDHQFHNAVGFREAGAAQLFRQEHLSPEQLQTEVATLLKNPAQLEQMTAAMGQLAIPDSAKRLADVVRQHLDSKNRG
- a CDS encoding phospholipid carrier-dependent glycosyltransferase — encoded protein: MLIFALSLWLRLWQLNHLNTLIFDEIYFADHGFSYLKQLDLFDVHPPLGKYFLALGIWLHAHLLGGAEAFRAASAVGDLDAIAYRWFNAVTGSLIPLLVGAIAYQWTHRDRTTLLAAGFTALDGLLLVESRLSLINVYLLFFGFLGLWCFGQAIAQNMAFKWLMAAGLFWGASASVKWNGLGFILGFYMLYSFAWILEEVQHWRPSKVNKQDTKQLEQDTNDLLSDQNKNSSNPENQAQKIRKTFDFLTRINLLKIGLGLGVIPFIFYRLQWIPHLQLHPNFTFLEMQRQILGYHESIGSTVDDHPYCSPWHSWLWMRRPVAYYFDRVELNGETVIFDIHAMGNPILWWLSTLAICALIGKWLSSLGDWWNQEPINSGQWCFHTLLISQYVANFLPWAAVSRCTYIYHYMAASLFAWMTLAWWIDIGLRKRHWLWKGLSWSAIALIIAGFIFWLPIYIGLPLSPEAFHRRMWFRSWY
- a CDS encoding CHASE2 domain-containing protein, yielding MWSAFKQRFAKPALDLASSQGYKVLAATGVAGFVVLVRAFGLLQGAEWAMSDLFLRSRPEQALNDRLLVVGIDEEDLRQVGTWPIPDAILATAIRRLDESNPRAIGLDLYRNLPAGVGNEQITEVFQQQENLIGIEKLQDQNLSSVPPPPVLKERDAVGFNNTLVDADGVVRRSYLFLRDYDGVLHRSFALRLALLYLAEENIAPTGSPSGEMQLGEAVIPRFNANDGPYVRADARGYQFMVNYRGQADRITTVPLRDVLNGEVPEELIRDRVVLIGSTAFSLRDVFITPYSRSLLETQTEVPGVLLQAEFVGQLLDAALDGRSFMSVWPKTVEILWIILWAWIGALISWQLQSVRRSVAALVVALLLLLGTSYWAYSLNLWIPVIPPILSLTGATSMVVGYLAYLSEELRRSKEFLQSIINTIPDPIFVKDTDLRSVVLNQAYSELVGYPLNTLLDHSEFEIFPEEQAQAFRQEDERVLETGCDRETEETLTDAQGNLHILATKRSLHSDGAGNHFLIGVIRDITERKLLEDQLKQVAAELAQSNAALKQDANHDELTGLPNRKLFQERLKQSIEWAQSHQKLVGVMFLDLDGFKEVNDTLGHASGDILLQHVASRLSGSLRGSDTVARLGGDEFTVILPGIPSISDAERVAQKIVKTLSEPFELEEGTVSVTTSLGICLYPTHGHQLDALIHLADEAMFDAKKQGKNCYCIAPAEPEAQP
- a CDS encoding response regulator transcription factor, yielding MSSVCIQIVEGNPQLRSLLGWHLQQAGYSVCQSADLRHAQDVFFHRQPTLAIVDSDLPDGDGVEFARWLYQQHQCLVLMLSARSNEADVVTALKAGADDYICKPFGMQEFLARVEALLRRHRTMAPPAYLEYGDIKVDIVQRRVRYQDQPIELTPQEFSLLYVLAQAGGTPLSRSELLQRAWPDAIDNPRTIDTHVLSLRKKIERDPRQPNLIQTVRNVGYRFNLTGAESLAEPLPTQDFQDAYKANSHSLNGLNSTGPISVPGHGKRGVVPQSSPVGHSVRG